A single window of Pseudomonadota bacterium DNA harbors:
- a CDS encoding NADH-quinone oxidoreductase subunit J yields the protein MAYGILTEIFFYLFLLLIGFGALVAVSSHILIKAVMGLAMAMFGVAGLYLYLNSPFLALMQILIYVGAVCIMIVFGIMVGYTPRQLAEYAIGPENTILAVITVLLTSGVLLFGLARTQWVKAAGAGSGDYSLAFLGKTLVNRFGLAFELISVVLLIAIVGAVAITWNGKRRGLKSD from the coding sequence ATGGCTTACGGAATTTTAACTGAGATTTTTTTCTACCTTTTTCTGCTCCTGATTGGCTTCGGGGCGCTGGTGGCCGTCAGTTCCCATATCCTGATAAAAGCCGTGATGGGGTTGGCAATGGCTATGTTCGGAGTGGCCGGTCTCTATCTCTATCTCAACAGTCCCTTTCTTGCTTTGATGCAGATTCTGATTTACGTCGGCGCCGTCTGTATTATGATAGTCTTCGGGATCATGGTCGGCTATACCCCCAGGCAGTTGGCGGAATATGCCATTGGTCCTGAAAATACGATTCTGGCAGTGATTACCGTCCTGCTGACTTCCGGAGTCCTGTTGTTCGGTCTGGCGCGCACTCAGTGGGTAAAGGCCGCCGGGGCGGGCTCCGGGGATTACAGTCTGGCTTTCCTCGGAAAAACGCTGGTGAATCGTTTTGGTTTGGCTTTTGAACTAATTTCGGTAGTTCTGTTAATCGCGATAGTCGGAGCCGTGGCGATTACCTGGAACGGAAAACGCAGGGGGCTGAAAAGTGATTAG
- a CDS encoding NADH-quinone oxidoreductase subunit I, giving the protein MNNRGYFGELWFGGKSLLIGLKVTFKAMLQPLVTVQYPRQKCDITPNYRGHIELVVNPDSGICDCIVCGMCARSCPSGCIAVEGEKKDGEKTKTLTVFALDFTKCSLCGSCVEACPKGAIDYSQDYNIAGFSREEFHYDLIARLQRRQQQPHAASAGGN; this is encoded by the coding sequence ATGAATAATCGAGGATATTTCGGAGAACTTTGGTTCGGCGGCAAGAGTCTGCTGATCGGTCTGAAAGTAACCTTCAAGGCGATGCTGCAACCCTTGGTGACGGTCCAGTACCCGCGCCAGAAATGTGACATCACGCCCAACTATCGTGGGCATATCGAATTGGTTGTGAATCCGGACAGCGGAATCTGCGACTGTATTGTCTGTGGAATGTGCGCCCGTTCCTGCCCCTCCGGCTGTATTGCGGTCGAAGGTGAAAAGAAAGATGGGGAAAAAACCAAAACCCTGACGGTCTTCGCCCTTGATTTTACCAAGTGCAGCCTCTGCGGCAGTTGTGTTGAAGCCTGTCCCAAAGGGGCGATTGACTATTCACAAGACTATAACATCGCGGGCTTCAGTCGGGAAGAGTTTCACTATGATCTGATTGCGCGGCTTCAGCGCCGGCAGCAACAACCTCATGCCGCGTCCGCCGGAGGCAACTGA
- the nuoK gene encoding NADH-quinone oxidoreductase subunit NuoK: MSGNLHTYLVVAVVLLCLGLYGMMQHRSLIGMLISIELILNGAGLNFMAFNRFLAPDPAVGQIFALFIMGLAAAEAAIAVSLIFAVYRKYKTSDPEQISDLRG; encoded by the coding sequence ATTAGTGGTAACCTTCATACATATCTGGTTGTTGCCGTGGTCCTGCTTTGCCTGGGGTTGTACGGGATGATGCAGCATCGCAGCCTGATCGGCATGCTGATTTCGATTGAGTTGATTTTGAACGGCGCCGGTTTGAATTTTATGGCCTTCAATCGTTTTCTGGCGCCGGACCCGGCCGTGGGGCAGATTTTTGCTTTGTTTATTATGGGCTTGGCCGCAGCTGAAGCGGCGATTGCCGTAAGCTTGATTTTTGCCGTCTACCGTAAATATAAAACATCCGATCCGGAGCAGATCAGCGATCTGCGCGGCTAA
- the nuoH gene encoding NADH-quinone oxidoreductase subunit NuoH: protein MPPELLRMISAAVLVVAFVFLNAMLLGYMERKVSAHIQRRPGLMEVGPHGVLQLLVDGLKLIGKQLVVPEGAHRFLFRLAPLLSFAPCVLPFAVIPFSRKIQAVSMDVSLIFVLAMTSINVIAILVAGWASNNKYSLFGTFRSVAQAVSYEIPMLLSLLAVVLMTSTFSLQGIIAAQKYYWFILVQPVAFIIYFISGLAETNRAPFDMPEAESELTAGFHTEYSGMGFSFFFLAEYANMFTVCSIATILFLGGWKGIPLPFGDYTGVIWFLLKVYGLLFFMIWIRWTYPRVRFDQLMTFCWKYLIPFSLANLLVTAVVVKLI, encoded by the coding sequence ATGCCCCCTGAGTTATTACGCATGATCAGCGCCGCGGTTTTGGTGGTGGCGTTTGTCTTTCTCAATGCCATGTTGCTCGGTTACATGGAGCGAAAGGTTTCGGCTCATATTCAGCGTCGTCCCGGTCTGATGGAAGTCGGTCCGCACGGGGTTCTGCAGCTGCTGGTCGATGGTCTGAAACTGATCGGTAAACAGTTGGTGGTGCCTGAAGGAGCCCACCGATTTCTGTTCCGCTTAGCTCCATTGCTTTCTTTTGCTCCCTGCGTTCTGCCTTTTGCGGTAATACCCTTCAGTCGTAAAATTCAGGCTGTATCCATGGATGTCAGCCTGATTTTTGTCCTCGCTATGACCTCGATTAATGTTATCGCCATTCTTGTGGCCGGCTGGGCTTCAAATAACAAATATTCCCTGTTTGGTACCTTTCGCTCCGTCGCCCAGGCGGTCTCCTACGAGATTCCAATGCTGCTTTCCCTGCTTGCAGTGGTTTTGATGACCAGTACTTTCAGCTTGCAGGGGATTATTGCAGCGCAGAAATATTACTGGTTCATCCTGGTTCAGCCGGTGGCGTTTATTATCTATTTTATTTCGGGTCTGGCGGAGACCAACCGCGCCCCCTTTGATATGCCGGAGGCCGAAAGTGAGCTGACTGCCGGCTTCCATACCGAGTACAGCGGTATGGGATTCAGTTTCTTCTTTCTCGCCGAATACGCCAATATGTTTACGGTTTGCTCGATCGCCACCATTTTATTTCTCGGGGGGTGGAAAGGGATTCCGTTACCATTTGGCGACTATACCGGAGTCATCTGGTTTCTGCTCAAGGTCTATGGCTTGCTTTTTTTCATGATCTGGATTCGCTGGACCTATCCCCGGGTGCGTTTCGACCAGCTGATGACTTTTTGTTGGAAATATTTGATTCCTTTTTCTCTGGCTAATCTTCTTGTCACCGCAGTAGTGGTTAAACTGATATGA